A region of Paenibacillus thiaminolyticus DNA encodes the following proteins:
- a CDS encoding nitrate/nitrite transporter — MKASKSILSLQTLSLLSGFAVWGILSSLIAFIKEDIMLSPGQVSLVTAVPVVLGSLLRIPYGYWTNRYGARNMFFASFVVLLLPVFYISAASSFADLLIGGLFLGIGGATFSIGVTSLPKYYEREKHGFVNGIYGLGNLGSALSTFFAPLLATQFGWRTTVQFYLLLLAIVALANFLIGDRREQKLKALLMEQIKGIYRNEKLWLLCFFYFITFGAFVAFTVFLPNHLVSHFGIDKVDAGLRTAGFVTLATFMRPVGGWLADKVNPFKLLVLVFAGLTVGGIVLAFSPSIILYTIGCLLIGLCAGAGNGAIFKLVPLYFSKQSGIANGLISALGGLGGFFPPLMLAMLLSITGHYAIGFMALSMVALCSLLLVLYLYWQDKVKLAEQIMDNASQAVLVTNKKGFIVAVNQAFTAVTGYTPEMAVGQKSGFLKSGRHDQAFYASMWNQLKKKDSWVGEIWNKKRNGDIYLEHLTINAVKDDLGETSYYVGVFTEIGPDA; from the coding sequence ATGAAGGCATCCAAATCAATCTTGTCATTGCAAACGCTAAGCCTGTTATCCGGTTTTGCGGTGTGGGGCATCTTGTCTTCACTAATCGCATTCATTAAGGAGGATATAATGCTGTCACCCGGACAGGTATCGCTTGTGACAGCGGTTCCGGTCGTATTGGGTTCTCTGCTGCGAATTCCTTATGGGTATTGGACGAACCGGTATGGCGCGCGCAACATGTTTTTCGCCAGTTTTGTTGTTTTGCTGCTGCCTGTATTTTATATCAGCGCAGCGTCGAGCTTCGCGGATCTGTTGATCGGCGGGCTATTCCTGGGAATCGGAGGCGCAACATTTTCTATCGGCGTGACGTCGCTTCCGAAATATTACGAGCGGGAGAAACACGGCTTCGTCAATGGAATATACGGGCTTGGCAACCTTGGATCGGCGTTGAGCACCTTTTTCGCGCCGTTGCTGGCGACCCAATTCGGCTGGCGGACGACGGTGCAGTTCTATTTGCTGCTGCTCGCGATAGTTGCGCTGGCCAATTTTTTGATCGGAGATCGGAGGGAGCAGAAATTAAAAGCGCTCCTGATGGAGCAGATCAAAGGAATCTACCGTAACGAAAAGCTATGGCTCCTTTGTTTCTTTTATTTTATTACGTTCGGCGCTTTCGTCGCTTTTACGGTGTTTCTGCCGAATCATCTCGTCAGCCATTTCGGCATCGACAAGGTGGATGCGGGCCTGCGCACGGCAGGGTTCGTCACGCTGGCGACGTTCATGCGGCCGGTCGGCGGCTGGTTAGCGGATAAGGTGAATCCGTTCAAGCTGCTCGTCCTCGTTTTTGCAGGGTTGACGGTCGGGGGGATCGTCCTCGCCTTTTCTCCGTCCATCATCCTGTATACGATAGGTTGTCTATTAATAGGTTTATGCGCAGGCGCAGGGAATGGAGCCATTTTCAAGTTAGTCCCGCTATACTTCTCGAAGCAATCCGGGATTGCGAATGGGCTGATCTCGGCCTTGGGGGGATTGGGCGGATTTTTCCCGCCGCTAATGCTGGCGATGCTGCTCTCCATCACCGGGCATTACGCCATCGGCTTCATGGCTCTGTCGATGGTAGCGCTATGCAGTCTCCTGCTCGTGCTCTACCTGTATTGGCAGGACAAGGTGAAGCTGGCGGAGCAGATTATGGACAACGCCTCGCAGGCGGTGCTTGTTACGAACAAGAAGGGCTTTATCGTAGCGGTGAACCAGGCGTTCACGGCGGTGACCGGGTACACGCCGGAGATGGCGGTCGGTCAGAAATCCGGATTTCTGAAGTCCGGACGCCATGATCAAGCCTTCTACGCATCGATGTGGAACCAGTTGAAGAAGAAGGACAGTTGGGTTGGAGAGATCTGGAATAAGAAGCGTAACGGCGACATTTATCTGGAGCATCTCACGATTAATGCAGTGAAGGATGATCTTGGGGAGACAAGCTACTATGTCGGGGTGTTCACAGAGATCGGGCCGGATGCATGA
- a CDS encoding GAF domain-containing protein, which translates to MSNEPSCQPTLQQQVQRELEALKRDMGLDFTAVALADGNYRDIYWRFALGANSDRYKMITVRMGRGMAGKVLQGKRPHVVTAFPEEVQDEVLEYPIFLVESLRSGVGVSVDSIVDVRRKAYGVLLVGQRSRREFSADDIERVQSCARTLGRFYDAEDTRGVCCGRMDPSASENPSPMRVEANGELLGEQPRTLAEPGARDQERKPAKQEAGPILRLLKAARSAGVACELLDQRVTSLSRERQEQFAMILEVLVDTCISSPPVSAQLVIGQEETGNTCVEFNSFLLHTLSEELFLPVMEQIRSLKCDFEIVTKKSTQSVRFIVPTRLLLDEMHWN; encoded by the coding sequence TTGAGTAACGAACCCTCCTGCCAACCGACGCTGCAGCAGCAAGTGCAGCGGGAATTGGAAGCGCTGAAGCGGGACATGGGACTTGACTTCACAGCAGTCGCATTGGCGGACGGCAATTATCGCGACATCTATTGGCGCTTCGCGCTCGGAGCGAACTCGGATCGGTACAAGATGATCACGGTTCGAATGGGCAGAGGGATGGCCGGGAAGGTGCTGCAGGGGAAGCGTCCTCATGTTGTCACCGCATTTCCCGAGGAAGTGCAGGATGAGGTGCTCGAGTATCCGATATTCCTCGTGGAATCTTTGCGCTCTGGTGTTGGCGTATCGGTCGATTCGATAGTGGATGTTCGCCGCAAGGCATACGGCGTGCTGCTCGTGGGCCAACGAAGCCGCAGAGAGTTCAGCGCAGATGACATTGAACGGGTACAGTCCTGTGCCAGGACGCTCGGGCGGTTCTATGACGCGGAGGATACGCGGGGCGTATGCTGCGGCAGGATGGATCCGTCTGCATCGGAGAATCCGTCTCCTATGCGAGTGGAGGCGAATGGAGAGCTGTTGGGCGAGCAGCCTCGCACGTTAGCAGAGCCGGGGGCTCGTGATCAAGAGCGGAAACCTGCCAAGCAGGAGGCCGGTCCCATCCTCCGGCTGCTTAAGGCCGCTAGGTCGGCCGGCGTAGCCTGCGAACTGCTTGATCAGCGCGTCACGAGTTTGTCCCGTGAACGTCAGGAACAATTCGCGATGATCCTTGAAGTGCTTGTCGATACGTGCATTTCATCGCCGCCTGTCAGTGCGCAATTGGTTATCGGGCAAGAAGAGACGGGAAATACTTGCGTCGAATTCAACAGTTTTCTTCTTCATACTTTGTCGGAGGAGCTGTTCCTGCCGGTCATGGAGCAGATTCGGTCGTTGAAATGCGATTTTGAAATCGTCACGAAAAAGTCAACACAGTCTGTTCGCTTCATCGTTCCGACACGATTGCTGTTGGATGAGATGCATTGGAATTGA
- a CDS encoding response regulator codes for MDINVLIVDDHAVVRSGLRAVLDAKPGITVVGEAADGMSCIKLSLEMKPDIVLMDLSMPNGRDGLFTTSELLQSLPEVKVIILTMHDDEQYLFRALKAGASGYILKSAPVSELVKAIEQVHQGLVYLHPAATKKVIEGYLQGQAGEVKDTFDSLTEREKEILTLVAQGYTNKEVANLLSISVKTVENHKANMMDKLQLNNRRELMKFAYRRGLLDFE; via the coding sequence GTGGACATTAACGTATTGATTGTCGATGATCACGCGGTCGTGCGCAGCGGACTTCGCGCAGTGCTGGATGCGAAGCCAGGCATTACGGTGGTCGGTGAAGCAGCCGACGGCATGTCTTGCATCAAGCTGTCGCTTGAGATGAAGCCGGATATCGTCTTGATGGATCTGAGCATGCCGAACGGCCGCGACGGATTATTTACAACGAGTGAGCTCCTGCAATCATTGCCCGAGGTGAAGGTTATTATTTTGACGATGCATGATGACGAGCAATACTTATTCCGCGCGCTGAAGGCAGGGGCATCCGGGTATATTTTGAAATCCGCTCCCGTCTCAGAGCTTGTCAAAGCAATCGAACAGGTCCATCAAGGTCTCGTATACTTGCATCCGGCCGCGACCAAGAAAGTAATTGAAGGATATCTTCAAGGCCAAGCAGGCGAAGTGAAGGACACCTTCGATTCATTGACAGAGCGTGAGAAGGAAATACTTACTCTGGTAGCCCAAGGCTATACGAACAAAGAAGTTGCCAATCTGCTCTCGATTAGCGTGAAGACCGTGGAAAACCATAAGGCGAATATGATGGACAAGCTGCAATTGAATAACCGCCGTGAGCTGATGAAATTCGCTTACAGAAGGGGGCTGCTGGACTTTGAGTAA
- a CDS encoding histidine kinase codes for MFMFRKTAGFARFMVWNGMLTIGTTFIIVLVIRATLGGWNTEWHHYIPTFLFVLIITTLFFFLIYSQGRRLRSEQEQLANMFKHTTDGVMVLDSEMNIIRMNQAAQTILKLDEQSALSNFCGMCSNYPGLNKLCSYQHCFTHDAISQPTELQLVTPDGEPKSVNASVSHYIDPVHGRLSILRMQEVEATRLDEQHQIAKMITHSILSAQENERKRISRELHDGIGQSLYSILIHTEMVKQQLEDEMTGTDEAECGNMNTIDDQMDTLQDAIRNTIEDIRDLSAELRPAALDDIGLVAALRIYFRAYGQKFGIQVHFKVNGDSSRMPATQETAFYRIVQEALTNAAKYSHTDVVDVQLKLAPAEAWLSIRDYGIGFEITPELRKGVGLYSMEERVNILGGTFNIQSAPGAGTSIHVRVPLDGARSDAEEE; via the coding sequence ATGTTCATGTTCCGAAAGACAGCGGGGTTTGCCAGATTTATGGTGTGGAACGGAATGTTAACGATCGGTACGACCTTCATCATCGTGCTCGTCATTCGGGCGACGCTGGGCGGATGGAATACGGAATGGCATCACTATATTCCCACGTTTCTGTTCGTCCTGATTATTACGACCTTGTTCTTCTTTCTTATTTACAGTCAGGGGCGCAGACTCCGTTCGGAGCAGGAACAGCTCGCCAACATGTTCAAGCATACGACGGACGGTGTCATGGTGCTTGACAGCGAGATGAACATCATCCGCATGAATCAGGCTGCACAGACGATATTGAAGCTGGATGAACAATCAGCGTTATCCAACTTCTGCGGCATGTGCTCGAATTATCCGGGATTGAACAAGCTATGTTCTTATCAGCATTGCTTCACTCATGATGCTATTTCACAGCCGACGGAGCTGCAGCTTGTCACTCCGGATGGCGAACCGAAATCCGTTAACGCAAGCGTATCTCATTATATCGATCCGGTTCATGGCCGGTTAAGTATATTGCGCATGCAAGAAGTAGAAGCGACGCGGCTGGATGAGCAGCATCAGATTGCGAAGATGATTACCCATTCGATCTTGTCGGCGCAGGAAAATGAACGCAAGCGGATATCGCGTGAGCTGCACGATGGCATCGGCCAATCCCTCTACAGTATTCTCATTCACACGGAAATGGTCAAGCAGCAGCTGGAAGACGAAATGACGGGTACAGACGAGGCGGAGTGCGGGAATATGAATACGATTGACGACCAGATGGATACATTGCAGGATGCGATACGCAATACGATCGAGGATATACGCGACTTGTCCGCTGAATTGCGGCCTGCCGCTTTGGATGATATCGGACTCGTCGCGGCGCTCCGCATTTATTTTCGCGCGTATGGTCAAAAATTCGGCATTCAGGTTCACTTTAAGGTGAACGGGGACAGCAGCCGCATGCCGGCCACGCAAGAGACCGCCTTTTATCGGATTGTGCAGGAAGCGTTAACCAATGCGGCCAAATACTCGCATACGGACGTGGTGGATGTGCAGTTGAAGCTTGCGCCTGCAGAAGCGTGGCTGTCGATTCGCGATTATGGGATCGGCTTCGAGATCACTCCCGAGCTTCGCAAGGGGGTAGGGTTGTACAGTATGGAAGAAAGGGTCAACATCTTGGGCGGCACGTTCAACATCCAGTCTGCTCCGGGAGCGGGAACGTCCATTCACGTGCGGGTGCCGCTTGACGGCGCTCGTTCAGATGCTGAGGAGGAATAA
- a CDS encoding aminoacyl-tRNA deacylase: protein MENVRKILEERRIPFDIIRHKQSIRTAKEGAEVLGIDIGQTAPALVLKADDEYVVLIMSGARGRIDLEAAAGLLGRGKLVLASRDEVQEATGYEAGAIPLVGHTLPCLVDKLLYQYPCIYGGTGEPASTLKLDPGDLSKVNHVLAYLDADGIG, encoded by the coding sequence ATGGAGAACGTGCGAAAAATATTGGAGGAGCGACGCATTCCTTTCGACATCATCCGGCATAAGCAGTCCATTCGCACAGCGAAGGAAGGCGCGGAGGTGCTGGGAATCGATATCGGGCAGACGGCGCCTGCGTTGGTGCTCAAGGCGGATGACGAATATGTCGTGCTGATCATGTCGGGGGCGCGGGGCCGCATTGACTTGGAGGCCGCAGCGGGCCTTCTCGGACGCGGCAAGCTGGTGCTGGCCTCTCGGGATGAGGTGCAGGAGGCTACAGGGTATGAGGCAGGGGCGATTCCGCTTGTCGGCCATACGCTGCCTTGCCTCGTAGACAAGTTGCTGTATCAATACCCTTGCATCTATGGAGGGACAGGAGAACCCGCTTCCACCTTGAAGCTGGATCCGGGAGATCTAAGCAAGGTAAATCACGTCCTCGCCTATCTGGACGCAGACGGTATTGGCTGA
- a CDS encoding alpha/beta fold hydrolase, which yields MWIVWIVIGGVAALIAGLAGYVTWRKTRSSKRIQISSAGKGIDCREFVTIGGIPQYLHHRGESTDNPVMLFLHGGPGSPMLPFAQEFQLPWEKRVTVVHWDQRNSGKTYLRNDPDQVTPTTTVEQMVQDTREVVEHLQKKYGQAKIIIMGHSWGSVLGSLFVQAYPEMVKAYIGVGQVVNMLDNERIGFDKALAAARAAGNRKDTEALLRMEPYPLPEFTEEWYKAMLKLRKYQGKYKLAAGPSFELVASALCSPFYSFRDTSIFFKAKSMGEGQYYIWKYLVESFDLPALGAAYQVPVFYIHGERDWQTPYTLARDFFSTIEAPLKQFYSIPDAGHVTMLDQETRFTGALMDILEQVQ from the coding sequence ATGTGGATTGTATGGATAGTTATAGGCGGAGTGGCGGCGTTGATTGCTGGATTGGCGGGATATGTTACATGGAGGAAAACGAGGAGCTCAAAGCGGATCCAAATTTCTTCGGCGGGCAAAGGCATTGATTGCAGGGAGTTCGTTACGATTGGCGGCATCCCGCAATATTTACATCACCGAGGGGAGAGCACGGACAATCCGGTCATGCTGTTCCTGCATGGCGGCCCGGGATCGCCGATGCTCCCCTTCGCCCAGGAGTTCCAGCTGCCGTGGGAGAAGCGGGTGACCGTCGTGCACTGGGATCAGAGAAACAGCGGGAAAACGTACCTCCGCAACGATCCGGACCAGGTTACGCCGACAACAACCGTGGAGCAAATGGTTCAGGATACGCGTGAAGTCGTGGAGCATCTGCAAAAAAAGTACGGACAAGCGAAAATTATCATTATGGGCCACTCCTGGGGCTCGGTGTTGGGCAGCCTGTTCGTCCAAGCCTATCCCGAGATGGTGAAGGCCTATATCGGTGTCGGCCAGGTGGTCAATATGCTGGACAATGAACGCATCGGCTTCGACAAGGCGCTGGCGGCGGCGCGAGCGGCCGGCAACCGCAAGGATACGGAAGCGCTTCTTCGCATGGAACCATATCCGCTCCCGGAATTCACGGAGGAATGGTATAAGGCCATGTTGAAGCTGCGCAAGTACCAAGGCAAATATAAGCTCGCGGCAGGCCCCTCGTTCGAGCTGGTCGCTAGCGCCCTATGCTCCCCGTTTTATTCGTTCCGGGATACAAGCATTTTTTTCAAAGCCAAGTCGATGGGAGAAGGACAGTATTATATATGGAAATACTTGGTTGAATCCTTTGATTTGCCCGCTCTGGGAGCGGCCTATCAAGTTCCCGTCTTTTATATCCATGGGGAACGCGATTGGCAGACCCCGTATACGCTGGCCCGGGATTTCTTCTCCACGATAGAGGCGCCGCTCAAGCAATTCTATTCTATTCCGGATGCGGGGCATGTCACGATGCTGGATCAGGAGACGAGATTTACCGGGGCCTTGATGGATATATTGGAGCAAGTTCAGTAG
- the aspS gene encoding aspartate--tRNA(Asn) ligase: MSINKESKVRVLCSTVSRCEGRQVAIQGWVHGVRHLGQVAFMDVRDRSGIVQCVLEGEWLDLSLTLESVVAVHGRAVPAAKAANGVEIHADRVEVLNRAASPLPFDLNKKHLKVRLETMLDHRVLSLRHRKAHSIFTIQSALAGAFREYLTRDGFTQIFTPKIVASGTEGGSNLFPINYFEHTAYLAQSPQFYKQMMVGAGYERVFEIGPVYRAEEHNTSRHLNEYISLDAEVGFIRSEEELMDLEQEMLKHMFDTVARQCEDEFNLLEVESLALTADIPRMTVAEAHRILEWKYGKLSPKGDLDPEGERLLCQYVAENNQPGLVFLTRYPREIRPLYAMPAADEPELTASFDLLMGGLEITTGGQRIHELEQLIASIRSRGLNPEHFDSYLELFRYGMPPHGGFAIGLERLTSRLLGLGNVREASAFPRDRNRLTP; encoded by the coding sequence ATGTCTATTAACAAGGAATCCAAAGTCCGTGTGCTTTGCTCCACGGTATCCCGTTGCGAAGGACGGCAAGTCGCCATCCAAGGATGGGTGCACGGCGTGCGTCATCTGGGTCAGGTAGCCTTCATGGATGTCCGCGACCGCAGCGGCATCGTTCAATGTGTGCTGGAGGGAGAATGGCTTGACCTGTCCTTGACGCTGGAATCGGTCGTTGCCGTTCATGGCCGGGCCGTCCCGGCAGCGAAGGCGGCGAACGGCGTCGAAATTCATGCCGATCGGGTGGAAGTGCTGAATCGGGCCGCGTCCCCTCTGCCGTTCGATCTGAACAAGAAGCATTTGAAGGTCAGACTGGAGACGATGCTGGACCATCGCGTCCTGTCCCTGCGGCATAGAAAGGCTCATTCGATTTTTACGATTCAATCCGCGCTTGCGGGCGCCTTCCGGGAATACTTGACCCGGGACGGCTTTACCCAGATTTTTACGCCCAAAATCGTAGCCTCCGGCACGGAGGGCGGGTCCAATCTATTCCCGATCAATTACTTCGAGCATACCGCCTATCTCGCCCAATCTCCCCAATTCTACAAGCAGATGATGGTAGGCGCCGGGTATGAGCGGGTGTTCGAGATAGGGCCGGTCTACCGGGCCGAGGAGCATAATACGTCCCGTCACTTGAACGAATATATTTCGCTGGATGCCGAAGTTGGATTTATTCGGTCCGAGGAAGAACTGATGGACCTGGAGCAGGAGATGCTGAAGCATATGTTCGATACCGTCGCGCGTCAATGCGAAGACGAGTTCAACCTGCTCGAAGTCGAATCCCTTGCGCTGACGGCGGACATTCCGCGCATGACCGTTGCCGAAGCCCATCGCATTTTGGAATGGAAATACGGCAAGCTCTCGCCCAAAGGCGATCTCGATCCGGAAGGGGAGCGCCTCCTCTGCCAATACGTCGCGGAAAATAACCAGCCGGGCCTCGTCTTCCTGACCCGCTACCCGCGGGAGATTCGCCCTCTGTACGCGATGCCGGCCGCGGATGAGCCGGAACTGACGGCATCCTTCGACCTGCTGATGGGCGGACTGGAGATTACGACCGGCGGCCAGCGGATTCATGAGCTGGAGCAGCTCATCGCCTCGATCCGGAGCCGGGGCCTGAACCCGGAGCATTTCGACAGCTATCTGGAGCTGTTCCGGTACGGCATGCCGCCGCATGGCGGCTTCGCCATCGGGCTGGAGCGGCTGACCTCGCGTCTGCTCGGCCTCGGCAATGTGCGGGAAGCTTCCGCCTTCCCGCGGGATCGCAACCGGCTGACGCCGTAA
- a CDS encoding DUF4166 domain-containing protein codes for MAASIYERALGPKFAKLHPRIRERFGFSSEDGIASIGRGVMEQIWYSRWAAVPLHIGKFRHIMFPESGCRVPFTIENYAYRDRYGRETVSWIRSFQFPNQTRRFDATMIYSRERAGVVDYLGNKQHLAVDLALSVEANGGLRIRSGDQRFYEGLLQFRFPRRFTGTADVCEWYDEEGELYRISVEVTNPLIGPVFSYRGSFQARFIETRHAAIPAHIKPLREEARE; via the coding sequence ATGGCGGCGTCGATCTATGAACGGGCACTCGGTCCCAAGTTCGCCAAGCTGCATCCTCGCATCCGGGAGCGCTTCGGCTTCTCAAGCGAAGACGGGATCGCCTCGATCGGCCGAGGCGTAATGGAGCAAATATGGTATTCCCGATGGGCCGCCGTTCCGCTCCATATCGGCAAGTTCCGGCACATTATGTTTCCGGAGTCGGGCTGCCGTGTACCGTTCACGATCGAGAATTATGCGTACCGGGATCGGTACGGGCGGGAGACGGTCTCCTGGATTCGAAGCTTCCAGTTCCCGAACCAGACGCGGCGCTTCGACGCGACAATGATTTACAGCCGCGAGCGGGCCGGCGTGGTCGATTATTTGGGGAACAAGCAGCATTTGGCGGTTGATCTGGCGCTGTCGGTGGAAGCGAATGGCGGGCTGCGCATCCGCTCAGGCGATCAACGCTTCTATGAAGGGCTGCTGCAGTTCCGCTTCCCGCGCCGGTTCACCGGTACGGCCGATGTATGCGAATGGTATGACGAGGAAGGTGAGCTGTACCGGATCTCGGTGGAGGTGACGAATCCGCTGATTGGGCCCGTGTTTTCTTACCGGGGCTCATTTCAGGCCCGGTTCATCGAGACGCGGCATGCCGCCATTCCGGCACATATTAAGCCGCTGCGCGAGGAAGCGCGCGAGTAG
- a CDS encoding DoxX-like family protein — MRSKPIYVKLDIRTDMDTLWDYTQTPELHEQWDLRFSRITYLPREQEGQPQRFCYQTRIGFGLAIAGTGLTKARRLADGGRISTLLFGSNQTISLIREGRGYWKYTPLGEKLSFETQYDYETRFGRPGRWFDRTVFRPLFGWATAWSFDALRIWVERGIPPAASIGRAAIHYVSVLLLTLLWCWQGLVPKLLYPEGGELALLQASGLFPGWERPVLALLGFAEIGIGLMTAACHRQTWIWHGQAVLVLLLACTALAGSPELIKAPFNPLTLSAAMIGLGVIAAVSNRDLPRASRCARTPSRGAAKGERAHGGVDL, encoded by the coding sequence ATACGAAGCAAGCCGATTTACGTGAAGCTTGATATCCGTACGGACATGGATACGCTATGGGACTATACACAGACGCCGGAGCTGCATGAGCAGTGGGATTTGCGCTTTAGCCGGATTACGTACTTGCCGCGCGAGCAAGAGGGGCAGCCGCAGCGCTTCTGTTATCAGACGCGGATCGGATTTGGCCTCGCGATTGCAGGGACGGGATTGACGAAGGCGCGCCGGCTGGCGGACGGGGGAAGGATATCCACCCTCCTCTTCGGCTCTAATCAGACGATCTCGCTCATTCGCGAGGGCAGGGGGTATTGGAAATATACTCCGCTAGGAGAAAAGCTCTCCTTCGAGACGCAATATGATTACGAGACGCGCTTCGGCCGTCCGGGCAGGTGGTTCGACCGGACGGTATTCCGGCCGCTGTTCGGCTGGGCGACCGCGTGGAGCTTCGACGCGCTCCGGATCTGGGTGGAGCGCGGCATTCCGCCTGCCGCCAGCATCGGGCGGGCGGCTATTCATTATGTCAGCGTCCTGCTGCTGACGCTGCTCTGGTGCTGGCAGGGGCTGGTGCCGAAGCTGCTGTATCCCGAAGGCGGCGAGCTGGCGCTGCTGCAGGCTTCCGGCCTGTTCCCGGGCTGGGAGAGGCCGGTGCTGGCTCTGCTCGGCTTCGCCGAGATCGGGATTGGCCTGATGACGGCCGCCTGCCATCGGCAGACGTGGATATGGCACGGGCAAGCCGTCCTGGTGCTGCTGCTCGCCTGCACCGCGCTCGCGGGCAGTCCTGAACTGATCAAGGCGCCCTTCAATCCGTTGACGCTCAGCGCGGCCATGATCGGACTGGGCGTTATCGCCGCAGTCTCCAACCGGGATCTGCCGCGGGCGAGCCGCTGTGCGCGTACGCCGAGCCGGGGGGCTGCGAAGGGAGAGAGGGCCCATGGCGGCGTCGATCTATGA
- a CDS encoding thiol-disulfide oxidoreductase DCC family protein, with translation MTSRPSNTKQPVLLLMDGECLLCHGLTRFMIKRDAKRRFRFAALQSEAGRYVLERMGWSGRLPDSFIMVQGAACYTKSEAALRACRELGGLWRLLYGCIAVPAPVRDWAYDFIAARRYRWFGRREACLLPVPELAGRWIETAEEVARDANTKQADLREA, from the coding sequence ATGACAAGCAGGCCGAGCAATACGAAGCAACCGGTTCTGTTGCTGATGGACGGTGAGTGCTTGCTCTGCCACGGCCTCACCCGCTTCATGATCAAGCGGGACGCGAAGAGACGATTCCGGTTCGCTGCGCTTCAATCCGAAGCGGGGCGGTATGTGCTGGAACGCATGGGCTGGTCCGGCCGCCTGCCGGACAGCTTCATCATGGTGCAGGGGGCCGCCTGCTATACGAAGTCGGAGGCGGCACTCCGCGCCTGCCGCGAACTGGGTGGACTGTGGCGGCTGTTGTATGGATGCATCGCCGTGCCGGCACCGGTTCGGGATTGGGCGTATGACTTTATCGCCGCGCGGCGTTACCGGTGGTTCGGCAGACGGGAAGCCTGCCTTCTGCCTGTGCCGGAATTAGCCGGCCGCTGGATCGAGACCGCAGAGGAGGTGGCGCGTGATGCGAATACGAAGCAAGCCGATTTACGTGAAGCTTGA
- a CDS encoding response regulator transcription factor: protein MNPIRVLLVEDDPDWIKAMTSYLNQEEDILVIGAATGAEEAIRLARSLACDVVLMDIQLGDRPLEGVYAAAEIHEISEAKIIMLTSVADERVMTQSFTAGAVNYIEKSHFEALPHAIRSAHRHPGPMEALLKDYARLKREEQLKRLTAAEREVFDLIEAGYTQPQIEQKLYKAESTLKNQVNKILKKLGVRSSKEAIKKVRRKGLFIGDRD, encoded by the coding sequence CTGAATCCGATTAGGGTGCTTCTGGTCGAGGATGACCCCGATTGGATTAAAGCGATGACCTCGTACCTGAATCAGGAAGAGGACATCCTCGTCATCGGGGCCGCCACAGGGGCCGAAGAGGCCATTCGGCTCGCTCGATCGCTGGCTTGCGATGTCGTGCTGATGGATATCCAGCTCGGCGATCGGCCGCTCGAGGGCGTCTATGCCGCGGCGGAGATTCATGAGATCAGCGAGGCCAAAATCATTATGCTGACCTCCGTCGCTGATGAGCGCGTCATGACGCAATCCTTCACGGCGGGGGCGGTCAATTATATCGAGAAGAGCCATTTCGAGGCGCTTCCGCATGCGATCCGCAGCGCGCACCGCCATCCCGGGCCGATGGAGGCGCTGCTGAAGGATTATGCCCGCTTGAAGCGGGAGGAACAGCTGAAGCGGCTGACCGCTGCAGAGCGGGAAGTGTTCGATCTGATCGAGGCGGGGTACACGCAGCCGCAGATTGAGCAAAAGCTGTACAAAGCCGAGAGCACCTTGAAGAATCAGGTGAACAAAATATTGAAGAAGCTCGGCGTGCGCAGCAGCAAAGAGGCCATCAAAAAAGTGAGGCGGAAAGGGCTGTTCATTGGAGACAGAGATTAG